The Pseudomonas sp. LFM046 region AGCCCGGTGAGGAGCAAGACCTGCCGATCTCCTGGTCCCTGGCGCGCAAGGTCAGCCTCTTCGTCATCGCCCTGTTCGCCTACGCCCTGCTCTTCGAGCCCCTCGGCTTCGTCGTCAGCACGGCCCTGGTGGGTTTCGGCCTCGGCCTGCTGTTCAACGGCCGGCTGCTGCCGAGCCTGGCCAGCGGCGTACTGATGGGGCTGCTGCTCTACGGCCTGTTCGACTACCTGCTGGATGTCCCGCTGCCCATGGGCGTGCTGGGCTTCCTGGAGAACTGATATGGAAACCCTGAACTTCCTGGCCCAGGGCTTCGATGTCGCCCTGCGCCCGATCAACCTGCTGGTGGCGCTGTTCGGTGCCTTCGTCGGTACTGTGGTCGGCCTGCTGCCGGGCCTGGGGCCGATCAATGGCGTGGCCATCCTGCTGCCGCTGGCCTTCGCCCTCGGCCTGCCGCCGGAAACCGCGCTGATCCTGCTGGCCGCCGTGTACCTGGGCTGCGAGTACGGCGGGCGCATCTCGGCCATCCTGCTCAACGTGCCGGGCGACGCCGCCGCCATCATGACCACCCTGGACGGTTACCCCCTCGCCCGTCAGGGCAAGGCCGGCATCGCCCTGTCGCTGTCCGCCATGAGCTCCTTCATCGGCAGCACCATCGCCACCATCGGCGTCGTGCTCTTCGCGCCGATCCTGGCCAACTGGGCGGTGGCGTTCGGGCCGGCGGAGTACTTCATGCTGATGGTCTTCGCCATTGCCTGCCTCGGCGGCATGGTGGGCGACAAACCGGTCAAGACGCTGCTCTCGGCATTGATCGGCCTGGGCCTTGCCACGGTCGGCGTGGACGCCACCACCGGCGTCTACCGCTTCACCTTCGACAGCGTGGGCTTGTCCGACGGCATCCAGTTCGTGATTGTGGTCATCGGCCTGTTCAGCGTCAGCGAAGTGCTGCTGATGCTCGAACACACCGCCACCGGCCAGCAGGCGGTCAAGGCCAGCGGGCGCATGCTGTTCAACTTCAAGGAGTTCACCTTCACCTGGTGGAGCAGCGTGCGCAGCTCGCTGTCCGGCTTCGTCATCGGCGTGTTGCCCGGTGCCGGTGCCACCATCGCCAGCGCCATCACCTACATGAGCGAGAAGCGCATGGCGGGCAGCTCCGGACGCTTCGGCGACGGCGACCTGCGTGGCGTTGCGGCTCCGGAAGCGGCCAACAACGCCTCGGCCTGCGGCTCGCTCATCCCCATGCTGACCCTCGGCGTACCGGGCTCCGGCACCACCGCGGTGATGATCGGCGCCCTGACGCTGTACAACATCACCCCCGGCCCGTTGCTGTTCGAGCAGCAGCCGGACGTGGTCTGGGGCCTGATTGCGTCGCTGTTCATCGGCAACGTCATCCTGCTGGTGATGAACATCCCGCTGGTGGGCCTGTTCGCTCGCATGCTCAGCGTGCCGAACTGGATCCTGGTGCCCGCCATCACCGTCGTCAGTGTGGTAGGTGTGTACGCCGTGCACAGCACCACCTTCGACCTGGTGCTGATGGCCGCCCTTGGGGTGTTCGGCTACCTGCTGCGGAAGATGGACTTCCCGCTGTCGTCGCTGATCCTCGGTTTCGTCCTCGGTGAGCTGATGGAGTCCAACCTGCGCCGCGCCCTGTCCATCACCGACGGTGACCTGGGCATCCTCTGGAGCAGCCCCATCACCATTGCCCTCTGGGTGCTCACCGCAGTGATGCTGGCCCTGCCGGGCATCCGCTGGGTGCGCGGACGTGCCAAGGCAAAGCTGGTGGCCCATGCCTAAGTGGTGGCTCACGCCGCTGGTGGGCGGCGCCGGCGGCTGGCTGGCCAGCCTGGTGGGCTGGCCGCTGCCCTGGATGGTGGGCTCGCTGCTGGCGGTGATCGCCGTGCGCTGCCTTGGCGGTCTGCCACTGGCGGAAGTGCCGGGCGGCCGCAAGTGCGGGCAGTGGGTCGTGGGCGTGGGCATCGGCCTGCACTTCACCCCGGCGGTGATCGAGCAGGTGCTGGCCCACAGCGGCATCATCCTGATCGGCGCCCTGGCCACCACCCTCTCCAGCGTCATCGGCATCAGCCTGATGCTGCGCAGCGGCGAGGACCGCGCCACCGCGTTCTTCGCCAGCATGCCGGGGGGCGCCAGTGAGATGGTCAACCTCGGCAAGCGCAATGGCGCGGTGCTCAGCCGCGTCGCCGCCGGCCAAAGCCTGCGCCTCCTGCTGGTGGTGCTCAGCGTGCCGGCGCTGTTCCAGTTGGTACTCGGCGCCCCGCCCAGCGCCCATCACGCAGCCCCGGTGGACTGGGGCTGGCTGGTTCTACTGCTGGGCGGCGGCGCCCTTCTGGCCTGCCTGATGCAGCGCTTCCACCAGCCCAACCCCTGGCTGATCGGCCCGCTCCTGGTGAGCGCAGCCCTGTGCATCAGCTTCGACTTGCAACTGGGCCTGCCCCAAGGCGCCAGCCAACTCGGCCAGTGGTTGATCGGCAGCGCATTGGGCTGTCACTTCGACCGCGCCTTCTTCCGCCGGGCGCCCTCCTTCATCGGCCGCACCCTGCTGGCCACCAGCCTGGGCATGGCCTTCGCCGCCGTGGCCGCGGAACTGCTGGGCTGGCTGGACGGGCTGGATCACCGCTCCCTGATGCTGGGCATGATGCCGGGCGGTATCGCCGAACTCAGCCTCACGGCTGAAGCCCTGCAGCTGTCGGTGCCGCTGGTCACCGCCTTGCAGGTACTCCGACTGCTCCTGGTGCTGTTCCTCGCCGAGCCGGTATTCCGCCGCTGGCAGAAGCAAGAGACCCACGCTTAGCCCGCCATGTGCGGGCTTTTTTTGGGGAGCCGTAAGCCGCGGGGAAACCCTCATTAGCAACAAGTCGGGCCTATGCTCTCCCGTATTCGATCGTCGCCAAGGCTGCCCCTCATGTACGGACGCACCGTCTGTCTACGCCCCCTGCTGTTCGGGCTCATCCTGCTGCTGGCCGCCTGCAGCCGCCTCGATCTGGCGTACCGAAACCTCGACGTGGTCATCCCCTGGTGGATCGGCACCTTCGTCACCCTCGACGACAACCAGGAGCGCTGGCTGGAACCTCGCCTGCGCAAGCACCTGGACTGGCACTGCCGGACCCAGCTGCCGGAGTACGTCGCCTGGCTGGAACAATTGAGCCAGCTCAGCCAGCGCCCCAGCCTCACGCAAACGGATCTGCAGGGCCAGTTTTCCCAGGTCCGCGACGCCATTCTGGGCATCGCCGTGGAGATCACTCCCACCGCGCTGGGCCTGGCGGAGAGCCTGTCGCCCTCACAGATGGGCGAACTTTACGTGGCCATGGACGAACGCAATGCCGAGCTCCATGAAGAACACGTCGCCCCGCCCCTGAAGGAACAGATCGCGGCGCGGGCGGAACGCATGCGCGGGCATGTCGAGGACTGGATGGGGCCGCTGCGGCCGAGCCAGCAGGCGCGCATCGACGCCTGGGCCAAGGCCCAGGGCGATTACAACAGGGTCTGGGAAGAGAACCGCCAGAACTGGCAGAAGGAGCTGCGCAACACCCTCTACGCCCGCCACAACACGGACTTCCCGTCACGCTTCACCGCCTTGCTGCAGCAGCCGGAATCCTTCTGGACACCGGCTTACCGCAAGGCCTACCCGGCGGCGGAAGAGGCCATGGCGCGGCTGCTGGCGGACCTGTTCAACAGCGCCGACGAGCGTCAGCGCAGCGTACTGCGCCAACGCATCGGCGATCTGGTGGCGGACTTGAAGGGACTGGAGTGCTACCCGGGCTGAGCGCGCTACAGCTCCGGCAGGCTCCAGTCGATGGGGTCCAGCCCGTGCTGA contains the following coding sequences:
- a CDS encoding DUF6279 family lipoprotein; translation: MYGRTVCLRPLLFGLILLLAACSRLDLAYRNLDVVIPWWIGTFVTLDDNQERWLEPRLRKHLDWHCRTQLPEYVAWLEQLSQLSQRPSLTQTDLQGQFSQVRDAILGIAVEITPTALGLAESLSPSQMGELYVAMDERNAELHEEHVAPPLKEQIAARAERMRGHVEDWMGPLRPSQQARIDAWAKAQGDYNRVWEENRQNWQKELRNTLYARHNTDFPSRFTALLQQPESFWTPAYRKAYPAAEEAMARLLADLFNSADERQRSVLRQRIGDLVADLKGLECYPG
- a CDS encoding AbrB family transcriptional regulator — translated: MPKWWLTPLVGGAGGWLASLVGWPLPWMVGSLLAVIAVRCLGGLPLAEVPGGRKCGQWVVGVGIGLHFTPAVIEQVLAHSGIILIGALATTLSSVIGISLMLRSGEDRATAFFASMPGGASEMVNLGKRNGAVLSRVAAGQSLRLLLVVLSVPALFQLVLGAPPSAHHAAPVDWGWLVLLLGGGALLACLMQRFHQPNPWLIGPLLVSAALCISFDLQLGLPQGASQLGQWLIGSALGCHFDRAFFRRAPSFIGRTLLATSLGMAFAAVAAELLGWLDGLDHRSLMLGMMPGGIAELSLTAEALQLSVPLVTALQVLRLLLVLFLAEPVFRRWQKQETHA
- a CDS encoding tripartite tricarboxylate transporter permease; its protein translation is METLNFLAQGFDVALRPINLLVALFGAFVGTVVGLLPGLGPINGVAILLPLAFALGLPPETALILLAAVYLGCEYGGRISAILLNVPGDAAAIMTTLDGYPLARQGKAGIALSLSAMSSFIGSTIATIGVVLFAPILANWAVAFGPAEYFMLMVFAIACLGGMVGDKPVKTLLSALIGLGLATVGVDATTGVYRFTFDSVGLSDGIQFVIVVIGLFSVSEVLLMLEHTATGQQAVKASGRMLFNFKEFTFTWWSSVRSSLSGFVIGVLPGAGATIASAITYMSEKRMAGSSGRFGDGDLRGVAAPEAANNASACGSLIPMLTLGVPGSGTTAVMIGALTLYNITPGPLLFEQQPDVVWGLIASLFIGNVILLVMNIPLVGLFARMLSVPNWILVPAITVVSVVGVYAVHSTTFDLVLMAALGVFGYLLRKMDFPLSSLILGFVLGELMESNLRRALSITDGDLGILWSSPITIALWVLTAVMLALPGIRWVRGRAKAKLVAHA
- a CDS encoding tripartite tricarboxylate transporter TctB family protein; translation: MYVRIFAAVWLLVCALLAVVAWGFQAPFSYDPVGPRAYPLLLLFLMATAALWLIYKPGEEQDLPISWSLARKVSLFVIALFAYALLFEPLGFVVSTALVGFGLGLLFNGRLLPSLASGVLMGLLLYGLFDYLLDVPLPMGVLGFLEN